The Bubalus bubalis isolate 160015118507 breed Murrah chromosome 1, NDDB_SH_1, whole genome shotgun sequence genome includes a region encoding these proteins:
- the BTLA gene encoding B- and T-lymphocyte attenuator yields MKASLTVLGTGKLFWGFFLIPHVGIWSINGDKSCDIQLYIKKYSMYVVSSGDPFELECPMKYCADRPTVTWCKLEGNNCLHLGDRLQGSMGWEERKLNSVFILHFNQVLASDSGSYRCFVNSSSGFIESHSITINVTERTQNNSEHPLVNTKNASRPLSKEEMVDRQWILYSLLPLGALPLLITCFYLFCCLRRHQGRQKKLSNSTGRDTNLVDVPQFFRSEPTEINIMESSQTLHLETGIYDNDPWFRVRRESGVYFNPSLEENKQGIVYASLKHSVIGMNPRQATHVQEAPTEYATICVRS; encoded by the exons GAGACAAGTCATGTGATATACAACTTTACATTAAGAAATATTCCATGTATGTTGTATCATCAGGGGACCCATTTGAACTGGAATGCCCTATGAAATATTGTGCTGATAGACCTACTGTGACCTGGTGCAAGCTTGAAGGAAACAATTGTTTACATCTTGGGGACAGACTTCAGGGGtctatgggttgggaagaaaggaagcttaattcagtgtttattttgcattttaatcaaGTGCTTGCTAGTGACAGTGGGTCATACCGCTGTTTTGTGAACTCTTCATCTGGATTCATTGAAAGCCACTCAATTACCATTAATGTGACAG aaCGGACTCAAAATAATTCAGAACATCCTCTTGTAA ATACAAAGAATGCCTCAAGACCACTCTCCAAGGAAGAGATGGTAGACCGACAATGGATCCTTTATAGTTTGCTTCCTTTGGGGGCTTTACCTCTACTCATTACCTGTTTCTACCTATTCTGCTGCCTTAGAAGGCACCAAG GGAGACAAAAGAAGCTTTCTAATTCAACAGGAAGGGATACTAACCTG gTTGATGTTCCTCAGTTCTTTAGGAGTGAGCCAACTGAAATCAACATCATGGAAAGTTCCCAAACATTGCATTTGGAAACTGGAATTTATGATAACGACCCCTGGTTCAGGGTCCGGAGAGAGTCTGGGGTTTATTTTAACCCAAGtctggaagaaaacaaacaggGCATTGTTTATGCTTCCCTGAAGCATTCGGTCATTGGAATGAACCCAAGACAGGCAACACATGTGCAAGAAGCACCCACGGAGTATGCCACCATATGTGTGAGGAGTTAG